The following coding sequences are from one Granulicella arctica window:
- a CDS encoding glycine--tRNA ligase subunit alpha translates to MTATTETKKALTFQELLFTLQRFWADRGCVLQQPYDVEVGAGTMSPDTFLRVLGPKPVRIAYAQPSRRPADGRYGENPNRLFRHTQLQVILKPPPVNIQEMYLESLEAIGIDLREQDIKFEEDNWEWPVGGAWGVGWQVMLDGLEITQFTYFQQCGGMDLDPICGEITYGLERIAGFLQDVDSIYDIVWAVEPDTGRKVTYGEMRLPEEEQFSAYSFDYADVPKLWEHLNSYEAECLALLDKAKGFEKMEPLELKRFPVLGAYELALKCSHVFNLLDARGAISVTERVGVMARIRTLVVGVAKAYAAQGEALAESKTAIAS, encoded by the coding sequence ATGACCGCTACTACCGAAACCAAGAAGGCCCTCACCTTTCAGGAACTCCTGTTCACGCTCCAGCGATTCTGGGCCGACCGTGGCTGCGTCCTCCAGCAGCCCTATGATGTCGAGGTCGGCGCGGGCACGATGTCGCCCGATACCTTCCTTCGTGTGCTCGGCCCCAAGCCCGTGCGGATAGCCTATGCGCAGCCCTCGCGTCGCCCCGCAGACGGCCGCTACGGCGAGAATCCGAACCGGCTCTTTCGTCATACGCAGTTACAGGTGATCCTCAAGCCGCCACCGGTCAACATCCAGGAGATGTATCTAGAATCGCTCGAGGCCATCGGCATTGACCTGCGCGAGCAGGATATCAAGTTCGAAGAGGATAATTGGGAGTGGCCCGTCGGTGGCGCGTGGGGCGTCGGCTGGCAGGTGATGCTCGACGGCCTCGAGATCACCCAATTCACCTACTTCCAGCAGTGCGGCGGTATGGATCTTGATCCTATCTGCGGTGAGATCACCTACGGCCTCGAGCGCATCGCCGGGTTTTTGCAGGATGTCGATTCGATCTACGACATCGTCTGGGCGGTCGAGCCCGATACTGGCCGCAAGGTCACCTACGGCGAGATGCGGCTTCCGGAAGAGGAGCAGTTCTCGGCTTACAGCTTCGACTACGCCGACGTTCCGAAGCTTTGGGAGCATCTGAACTCCTATGAGGCCGAGTGCCTTGCGCTGCTCGACAAGGCGAAGGGCTTCGAGAAGATGGAGCCGCTCGAGCTCAAGCGCTTCCCGGTGCTCGGTGCATATGAGCTCGCTCTCAAGTGCTCGCATGTCTTCAACCTGCTCGACGCTCGTGGAGCTATCTCGGTGACTGAGCGCGTCGGCGTGATGGCACGCATTCGCACGCTCGTCGTCGGCGTCGCAAAGGCCTACGCCGCGCAGGGCGAAGCACTCGCCGAGTCGAAGACAGCCATCGCCAGCTAA
- the recO gene encoding DNA repair protein RecO, protein MIQRQGEAIVLRTWPFHEADLLVSLFTREQGRVKGVARHALRSRRRFGGALEPMTHVRASYAERPRQELVRLDAFEILSSPLARPIDYSRTAALQLVAEVLEEALPEQAPEDNIFRLALAVLDELQVGRIWLPITYFALWMNRLMGWMPELGHCVVCGLDLRGGTVWYSPIGDGVTCGDDRRNGSMALSAASVLEADRIFRGTVRGLAEEDWPKSRAADLRRFALETLERHLERRLASARALGRA, encoded by the coding sequence ATGATACAGCGGCAGGGTGAGGCGATTGTGTTGCGAACGTGGCCCTTCCACGAAGCCGACCTCCTCGTCAGTCTCTTCACCCGTGAACAGGGCCGCGTCAAAGGAGTTGCCCGTCATGCGCTGCGCTCGCGGCGACGATTCGGTGGCGCGCTCGAGCCGATGACCCACGTTCGCGCCAGCTATGCCGAACGGCCCCGGCAGGAGCTCGTCCGGCTCGATGCCTTCGAGATCCTCTCCTCGCCGCTCGCTCGCCCTATCGACTACTCCCGCACAGCTGCCCTTCAGCTTGTGGCCGAAGTGCTCGAAGAGGCGCTCCCCGAACAGGCTCCCGAGGACAACATCTTTCGCCTTGCGCTCGCCGTGCTGGATGAGCTCCAGGTCGGCCGCATCTGGTTGCCTATCACCTACTTTGCTCTGTGGATGAACCGCCTGATGGGATGGATGCCGGAGCTTGGCCACTGCGTCGTCTGTGGGCTCGATCTTCGTGGTGGCACTGTCTGGTACTCGCCTATAGGCGATGGCGTCACCTGTGGCGACGACCGCCGCAATGGCAGCATGGCGCTTTCCGCCGCGTCCGTGCTGGAGGCCGATCGCATCTTCCGCGGGACGGTGCGCGGTCTCGCGGAAGAGGACTGGCCGAAGTCGCGCGCGGCTGATCTGCGGCGGTTTGCGCTGGAGACGCTGGAGCGCCATCTGGAGCGGCGTCTTGCCAGCGCGCGAGCACTCGGACGGGCCTAG
- a CDS encoding winged helix-turn-helix transcriptional regulator, with product MKKLLVNEKRVLEMKAELARSVQPTEVDPKLEALVREIIERVADKWTMLVLEVLAEHGVVRFTRLGTLVGDISQKMLTKTVRQMERDGLVTRTVYPVIPPRVEYQLTELGCSLGAAFCGVWIWAAEHRDEIVRARKAFGEGRQQGSA from the coding sequence ATGAAGAAACTTCTGGTGAACGAGAAAAGGGTTCTCGAGATGAAGGCAGAACTAGCGCGCTCCGTCCAGCCGACCGAGGTAGACCCGAAGCTGGAGGCTCTGGTGCGGGAGATTATCGAGCGGGTCGCGGACAAGTGGACCATGCTGGTGCTGGAGGTGCTGGCCGAGCACGGCGTCGTCCGCTTCACGCGACTTGGCACGTTGGTGGGGGACATCAGCCAGAAGATGTTGACCAAAACTGTCCGCCAGATGGAGCGAGATGGTCTGGTGACACGAACGGTGTACCCGGTCATCCCGCCAAGGGTGGAGTACCAGCTCACCGAGCTTGGTTGCAGCCTCGGCGCGGCGTTCTGCGGTGTGTGGATATGGGCTGCGGAGCATCGGGATGAGATCGTCCGGGCGCGAAAGGCGTTTGGCGAAGGCAGGCAGCAGGGCAGCGCTTAA
- a CDS encoding 4Fe-4S dicluster domain-containing protein gives MAYVIAEPCIGTKDSACVDACPVDCIHPKKDETGHGESEQLFIDPVECIDCGACVPVCPVSAIYAGDDLPEKWADFQEKNAAHFGR, from the coding sequence ATGGCATATGTAATCGCAGAACCGTGTATCGGAACGAAGGATTCAGCGTGCGTCGACGCTTGCCCGGTGGACTGCATTCACCCCAAGAAGGATGAGACTGGTCACGGTGAGTCGGAGCAGCTCTTCATCGATCCGGTCGAGTGCATCGACTGCGGCGCCTGCGTCCCGGTCTGCCCGGTCTCGGCTATTTATGCCGGTGATGACCTGCCCGAAAAGTGGGCGGACTTTCAGGAGAAGAACGCGGCTCACTTCGGCCGTTAG
- a CDS encoding SDR family oxidoreductase encodes MKITGNTILITGGGSGIGRGLAKAFHALGNHVIIAGRRKQVLDETTAANPGMSSAVLNIESAEDIRQFAARLAADCPALNAVIHNAGIMRPEDLLHRPEDLSATEAIITTNLLGPIRLTSALLPQLQNQPHATIMTVTSGLAFIPLALTPTYNATKAAIHSYTQSLRYQLKSTTIEVLELAPPYVQTELMGSGQASDPRAMPLADFIAEVIEIIKTQPDATEILVERVKPLRFAEQNGKEKYDAFFQSFNDAISHPS; translated from the coding sequence ATGAAGATCACCGGCAATACCATTCTCATCACCGGCGGCGGCTCGGGCATCGGCCGTGGGCTCGCAAAGGCCTTCCACGCGCTTGGCAATCACGTCATCATCGCCGGACGGCGCAAGCAGGTGCTCGACGAAACGACCGCCGCCAATCCCGGCATGAGCTCCGCCGTTCTCAACATCGAGTCCGCCGAGGACATTCGCCAGTTTGCCGCGCGGCTCGCAGCTGACTGTCCGGCGCTGAACGCCGTCATCCACAACGCCGGCATCATGCGTCCCGAAGATCTTCTGCACCGCCCCGAAGATCTCTCCGCCACGGAGGCCATCATCACCACCAACCTGCTGGGTCCCATCCGCCTTACATCGGCTTTGCTCCCACAGCTTCAGAATCAGCCCCACGCCACCATCATGACGGTCACGTCCGGTCTGGCATTTATTCCCCTGGCCCTCACGCCCACCTATAACGCGACCAAGGCCGCCATCCACTCCTACACCCAGTCGCTTCGCTACCAACTCAAGTCGACCACCATCGAAGTCCTCGAACTGGCCCCACCCTACGTTCAGACTGAGCTGATGGGCAGCGGCCAGGCCTCCGATCCTCGCGCCATGCCTCTTGCCGACTTCATCGCCGAGGTCATCGAAATCATCAAAACGCAACCGGATGCCACCGAGATCCTCGTCGAGCGCGTCAAGCCTCTACGCTTCGCCGAGCAAAACGGCAAAGAAAAGTATGACGCCTTCTTCCAGAGCTTCAACGATGCCATATCCCACCCCAGCTAG
- a CDS encoding inositol monophosphatase family protein: MKKFEIAHIAEGIARQAGGLLRGFYEKGVATEYKGDVDLVTEADRASEKLIGERLMAAFPDHGIYGEEGTRDRLESEYRWYIDPLDGTTNFAHQFPAFCVSMGLERRAPGLASDADGEMVAGVIYDPLRDEMFSAERGRGAWLNGRRLHVSKTKILAESLTATGFPSQKRHKSPNIHFYHEITLRSHGVRRAGSAALDLAYVASGRLDGFWEFGLNPWDTSAGYLLVEEAGGTITHFDGGKFTLDSREVLATNGLIHGELTHVFVEMFAGRGLEPIPTPAEFAALRAASKS; this comes from the coding sequence ATGAAGAAGTTTGAGATTGCACACATCGCTGAGGGAATTGCCCGCCAGGCTGGCGGCCTGCTTCGCGGTTTCTATGAAAAAGGTGTCGCTACAGAGTACAAAGGCGATGTCGATCTGGTCACCGAGGCTGATCGCGCCAGCGAAAAGCTGATCGGCGAACGCCTGATGGCGGCCTTTCCCGACCACGGCATCTACGGTGAAGAGGGCACGCGTGACCGCCTCGAGAGCGAGTATCGCTGGTACATCGATCCGCTCGACGGCACTACGAACTTCGCTCACCAGTTTCCGGCGTTCTGCGTGTCGATGGGGCTGGAGCGCCGCGCTCCCGGCCTCGCCTCCGACGCCGATGGAGAGATGGTCGCGGGTGTCATCTACGATCCGCTGCGCGACGAGATGTTCTCTGCCGAGCGTGGTCGCGGCGCGTGGCTCAATGGCCGCCGCCTGCACGTCTCAAAGACGAAGATCCTGGCCGAAAGCCTCACCGCCACCGGCTTTCCCAGCCAGAAACGCCACAAGAGCCCGAACATTCACTTCTATCACGAGATCACCCTGCGTTCGCATGGCGTACGCCGCGCCGGTTCCGCTGCGCTTGACCTCGCTTACGTCGCGAGTGGCCGTCTCGACGGCTTCTGGGAGTTCGGCCTGAACCCGTGGGATACCTCTGCCGGGTATCTTTTGGTCGAGGAGGCGGGTGGCACCATCACCCACTTCGACGGCGGCAAGTTCACCCTCGACAGTCGCGAGGTGCTTGCCACGAACGGCCTCATCCATGGCGAGTTGACGCATGTTTTCGTGGAGATGTTCGCAGGCCGCGGGCTCGAACCTATCCCTACGCCCGCCGAGTTTGCTGCCCTCCGGGCGGCCTCAAAATCGTAA
- the glyS gene encoding glycine--tRNA ligase subunit beta produces the protein MSEFLFEIGLEEIPARMIAGAQAELERRVVALLERERLIASGVASKSFSTPRRLAVWVAEVADRQQDATEELLGPSAKIAFKDGVATPAAVAFAKKAGVAVEDLKTVTTPKGEYLQATSIKPGRSAAEVIAAELPKELAGIYWAKNMYWRAGKPERFVRPVRWLLALLGESVVPVEFAGYTASNVTYGHRVLFGSQEIVVAAPSAYEQSLAKAFVLADVEQRRHTIRKALDHVTRTVEGLRWREDHALVDKLTHLTEWPSVLLGGFEPEYLTLPEEVLVTVMRDHQSYFAVEDKSGKLAPYFLAVLNMQADEAGLAVIRHGNARVLRARFNDARFFWEFDQRTPLVDRVELLKNVTFQKDLGSYAAKSVRVQTLCHKLAHAVQGRGFEVDFNALSDAAMLAKTDLTCELVKEFTELQGEIGGLYARAQGLREKAADAIYDQYRPESMEAAIARTAEGQLLAIADKADTISGMFGLGLEPTGSKDPFALRRAANGIVKTLAESSVPLLLSEIASAAKASEKVAGFFAERLEFYLREARGQAYDVVKAVLAVGADDVRDAIARAEAVTAVRGSEDFAAVSAAFKRMKNILAQAVEKGIAAGSSVDAVLLAEATEKALAERSAELAAQVTALREQKNYTSALEAIATLRPQVDAFFDAVMVMAPEPELRANRLALLSRVLGDFSGIADFSEIVTQG, from the coding sequence ATGTCAGAGTTTCTGTTCGAAATCGGTTTGGAAGAGATTCCCGCGCGGATGATCGCAGGCGCGCAGGCGGAGTTGGAGCGGCGCGTCGTCGCCCTGTTGGAGCGCGAGCGGTTGATCGCATCCGGTGTCGCCAGCAAGAGTTTTTCGACCCCGCGCCGTCTCGCCGTTTGGGTCGCTGAAGTTGCCGACCGCCAGCAGGATGCAACCGAGGAGCTCCTGGGTCCCTCCGCGAAGATCGCCTTCAAGGATGGCGTCGCAACCCCTGCTGCCGTTGCCTTCGCGAAGAAGGCCGGAGTCGCCGTCGAAGATCTGAAGACTGTCACGACACCCAAGGGCGAGTATCTCCAGGCCACGTCGATCAAGCCCGGCCGCTCTGCTGCTGAGGTCATTGCCGCGGAGCTGCCGAAGGAGCTCGCCGGCATCTACTGGGCCAAGAATATGTACTGGCGTGCGGGCAAGCCGGAGCGCTTCGTCCGCCCTGTGCGCTGGCTGCTTGCACTGCTCGGCGAGAGCGTCGTGCCGGTCGAGTTCGCAGGCTACACAGCGTCGAATGTCACCTATGGACATCGTGTTCTCTTTGGCTCGCAGGAGATTGTTGTTGCAGCGCCGTCGGCCTACGAGCAGTCGCTTGCGAAGGCGTTTGTTCTTGCTGATGTGGAGCAGCGCCGCCATACCATTCGCAAGGCGCTCGACCACGTCACCCGCACCGTCGAGGGGCTGCGCTGGCGCGAAGACCATGCGCTCGTCGATAAGTTGACCCATCTGACGGAGTGGCCTTCGGTGTTGCTGGGCGGGTTTGAGCCGGAGTATCTGACCTTGCCGGAAGAGGTTCTGGTAACAGTGATGCGCGATCACCAGAGCTACTTTGCGGTGGAGGACAAATCCGGCAAGCTGGCACCTTATTTTCTCGCTGTGCTGAATATGCAAGCGGATGAGGCGGGACTCGCGGTGATCCGGCACGGCAACGCGCGCGTGCTACGAGCCCGCTTTAACGATGCCCGCTTCTTCTGGGAGTTTGACCAGAGGACACCGCTTGTTGATCGCGTCGAGCTATTGAAGAACGTCACCTTCCAGAAGGATTTGGGAAGCTACGCGGCGAAAAGCGTGCGAGTGCAAACGTTGTGCCATAAGCTGGCGCATGCAGTTCAAGGACGTGGCTTCGAGGTGGATTTCAACGCGCTTAGTGATGCCGCGATGCTCGCGAAGACCGATCTGACATGTGAACTGGTGAAGGAATTTACCGAACTACAGGGCGAGATCGGTGGCCTGTACGCACGGGCGCAGGGGCTTAGAGAAAAAGCTGCGGATGCAATCTACGATCAGTACAGACCAGAGTCGATGGAGGCTGCGATTGCACGCACCGCCGAAGGGCAGTTGCTGGCAATTGCCGATAAGGCAGACACGATCTCGGGCATGTTTGGATTAGGGTTAGAGCCTACCGGATCAAAGGATCCGTTTGCATTGCGACGGGCTGCGAACGGAATTGTAAAGACGTTGGCAGAGAGCTCGGTTCCTCTTCTGCTGAGTGAGATTGCTTCTGCTGCTAAAGCTTCGGAGAAGGTGGCTGGGTTCTTCGCCGAGCGGCTGGAGTTCTATCTCCGCGAAGCGCGAGGGCAGGCGTACGACGTCGTGAAGGCTGTGCTCGCTGTCGGGGCAGATGATGTGCGCGATGCCATAGCCCGCGCCGAGGCTGTTACAGCCGTCCGTGGCTCGGAGGACTTCGCCGCCGTCTCCGCAGCATTCAAGCGTATGAAGAACATTCTCGCGCAGGCTGTAGAGAAGGGAATTGCGGCAGGCTCTAGTGTCGACGCAGTGTTGCTGGCCGAAGCTACTGAAAAGGCGCTCGCCGAGCGATCAGCCGAGCTTGCTGCGCAGGTTACTGCCTTACGCGAGCAGAAAAACTACACCTCTGCCCTCGAAGCTATCGCCACACTGCGCCCACAAGTCGATGCCTTCTTCG